The nucleotide sequence GTGCCTTCCAACATTGCCCTTGCCCAAGTCACTTCCCCGCACCCTAAAGAAGCAGAGCACGCCCGCCAAGTAGCGGCCTTTCAGCAGGAGCTCAACACGGAGTTCCGCGACTCAACCCGCACGCCGCTGCCCCGCCCGGCCCGCGCCACGTTTGCTGGGCTGCCGTTTTACCCGGTCCGCTACGCCGCCTGCGTGGTAGCTCGTTTCGTAGCTGATTCGCTCTCGGCCCCGTTCCCGATGCAAACCAGCACCCTGCGGCGGCCACTCTACCGCAAGTACGGCGTGCTGGAGTTCGTCCTCGACGGCCAGCCCCAGCGGCTCACCGTGTACCAGAGCCTGGACCTGCTGAAAACCGCCGAGTACCGCGACTACCTGTTCGTGCCTTTCACCGACCGCACCAATGGCCACGGCAGCTACGGCGGCGGCCGTTATATCGACCTGCGCCGGGGCCAGATCCGCGGCGGCCAGGTGCTGCTTGACTTCAACCGGGCCTACAACCCGTACTGCGCGTATCAGACCGGCTACTCCTGCCCCGTGCCCCCGCCCGAGAACCGCCTAGCTGTGGAGGTGCAGGCCGGGGTGATGAGCGCGCACTGAGCCGCCTGAACATCGGTCTGAACTCATAATACCAACGCCCGGTATCTGCGTCAGATACCGGGCGTTTACCTTGTAAAAGGCCAGGAAGTGCTTTACAGCGCGCCCTTCACTTCCAGTACGAAGCTGGTGCTGCCCGCCTGCCCGGTGGAGGCCAAGCCCTGCACGACCACCAGGTAGCGGCCTGGCTGGTCGCCGGTGAAGAAATCCACAGTGCTGGCGGTGGGCCCGGTGGTGGTGATGGCTGGGTTCCAGTACAGCAGGTTGCGCAGGTCGGGTAGGCGGCTTTGCCAGGCTTCGGCGGTTTCGTAGCGGGGGGCGTAGAACTCGCGCTGTGCCTGCAGGCCCTCGTACTGCTGCACCAGCACCCGCGGGTCGAGCTTGAATCCTTCCAGATCACCCTTGTAAGTGGAGAAGCTCACTACCCCGTCGTAAATGGCGGAACCGTGGAAGTAGCGCGCATCAATGACATCCAGCTTGCGAATGCTGAGCGGGTTCATCGCCATGATTTTGTTGATGTTGAACACGGGTACACCGTCCAGCAGCACCATCGGGTTTTCATCCAATACGGTCTGGTTTACCTTGTCTATGACCAGGAAATGAAAGCCGTCTTTCCGGATCCTGACGATGACGCCCGGTACGTACTCCCGCATCACCTCTTCCATCACCTTGAAGCGCGTGTACTTGTCCAGCAGGTAGGTCTCGTCGGGCGAGCCGTAGAAGGCGGCGCTGTCGGGCCGAAGTGGGGTATACCGGTTGCGGTATTTCCCGAAATACTGGGTTTGCAGCTGCGCCTGCAGGTGGCGCGCGGCATAGCTGGGCTGCAGCCGGAGGGCGGGTGCGGCTGCCATGGGGAAGGCGGGGGTGTACTGGCTGGCAAAAGCCGGCAGAATTTCCAGGCGGCAGGTGCTGTCCTGGGCCGGGTTGGTTTGCATGATCAAGTCACGCGGCCCGTATAGGTCGTTCATCTCAAACCGTACCCGGCCCTTGGCGTCGCTGACGGCATTGTTGAGCCGTACGATGAGGCTCGGCGACGACAGATACGTGGTGATGCCTGCCACGGGCTGGCCGCTGACCGGGTGCAGCACCCGGCCCTCCACAACCGGGCCGTGCAGCTCCGGCAGGTACGTGAAAACCGGTGGGATAGCGGCCAGCGCCTGCTCCCATTTGAAGCGGCTCCAGCCCTGCGTCA is from Hymenobacter yonginensis and encodes:
- a CDS encoding DUF1684 domain-containing protein codes for the protein MKYLFIMLGVTVPSNIALAQVTSPHPKEAEHARQVAAFQQELNTEFRDSTRTPLPRPARATFAGLPFYPVRYAACVVARFVADSLSAPFPMQTSTLRRPLYRKYGVLEFVLDGQPQRLTVYQSLDLLKTAEYRDYLFVPFTDRTNGHGSYGGGRYIDLRRGQIRGGQVLLDFNRAYNPYCAYQTGYSCPVPPPENRLAVEVQAGVMSAH